A window of Balaenoptera ricei isolate mBalRic1 chromosome 12, mBalRic1.hap2, whole genome shotgun sequence genomic DNA:
TTTTTTTTCCAACAAGCAACAAGGAAACCATGCACAGTATTTTCCAtagcattttttatttatttggtggccATATTACCATaccatttaatattaaaaattccaAGAAAACGGTATaagtataatattaaaaatgtaagtgCTCCATTTCTTCAAGTTAGTCATCAAATTATAGAATAACTCTTTTAATAATTAATTGACAACTTTTGCACTTAAATAAGTTATATTTTACATGAATACAACAATAATTACATCCTCAAAGTTTATGCTGCATAGTTAAGTGGAAAGGGAAATGGCTTTATAGTTAGGAAAGCTGAATCCTAGGATTGCATATAttaatctccctgagcctcatttttctaCTCTGTGTAAAAGAGTTAATAAAAGTTTCTCTGGCCATAAAATACTGTGATTGATTAAGATGTTGTGTATGAAAGAACTCTGTAAAAGTACTATTTAAAAATGAGTTAACATTAGTTCCATGTATATTTCCTAATGTGTGACAAAATTAAAATGGAACAAAAGTTTTGTTCAAGAATCTCTGCCTTAGAACTGAGTATTGTATTTTATACTAGACATAAATTTTAGACACACTGAGGTTAGTTTGAAAAACAGATATTTATGTTTGAAATTGAGATACTCACTGAATgagataaaactaaataaaaatggttGATAAATAATTTTGGCATGACAGTAGGTAATCAACCTTTTGGTCGTTGCCTAATTAGAACGCATAATCTTCTAAATATTATCTCAAAAATCTCAGCAACACATAAGACTATTGTAATTACAGTAAATGTATACATTGCAATGAGAAAAATGGTCTTCTCAAAGTGTTCTGGCACCATGCATTTTATAGTAGTAAATTTTTTCCCGAGAGACACAGCATCACATAGGTAGAGAGGTTTTACTTGGAAACCAAAGAGGTGAATCTGAAGCCAAAATGCTACCGCTTCTAGACTAATTCTTAATAAAACAGAGAGGATATAAATCACAGTGTAGATGGGCTTTTGAAGAATGCATTCTTGATTGATGCTTTTACATGCAgcataaagatgaaaaatagcTCCAGGAACCAGGACGATCACTAGTTGTTATGCCCAGAACACCTAAAGTATGTCAGAAATATCTTAGTCAAATCAATCAACACGtaatgaa
This region includes:
- the GJE1 gene encoding LOW QUALITY PROTEIN: putative gap junction epsilon-1 protein (The sequence of the model RefSeq protein was modified relative to this genomic sequence to represent the inferred CDS: substituted 1 base at 1 genomic stop codon) translates to MSLNYIKNFYEGCMKPPTVIGQFHTLFFGSVRMFFLGVLGFAVYGNEALHFSCDPDKREINLICYNQFRPITPQVFWAXQLVIVLVPGAIFHLYAACKSINQECILQKPIYTVIYILSVLLRISLEAVAFWLQIHLFGFQVKPLYLCDAVSLGKKFTTIKCMVPEHFEKTIFLIAMYTFTVITIVLCVAEIFEIIFRRLCVLIRQRPKG